One Scophthalmus maximus strain ysfricsl-2021 chromosome 7, ASM2237912v1, whole genome shotgun sequence genomic window, tgcatattggacagcgattggttttaccgtatttgtgacgtaccaaatctagcttggCCAGGATTCgattgaatttcaaatttcagagcAGCGCGCAGAAATCTCCAACGCACTCGGCTCAGACACAAGTACCTATGGTCAATGCCAGACATTTTTAGAGAACggaaacagaagaaagacacttttttgaatggagggggactttaaggTATTTTAGTTGGATCTTTCAATTGCGGATTTGAGGCATTTTAAAGGCATTATCTCCACAGCTTCAATAGAAGTAGAGCTTAAAGCTATAGGCTAATTAAAGGACCATATAAGCAGGCGCCcgagaaaatattttttactgagGGCTGCTGCACAGTAAGTGTGCAAGATATATGTGCACGTGCACGGTgcaatttgtgaaaaatgcaaGGGAAAGGATTATGCAATAAAGTCTCAGAGGATGGACTCAAACTCACGATCCTGCAGCCTTTGAGACCAATGCGCTAACAAGGACGCCAAACCACAGGCACTAAAAGTGAGTGTcggcacaacaaaacaaaacatgcaagaatgaaatccccttccaaatatttgtgcttggagacattctgaaaagctgaGCATCTGTCAAGGCTATAGACTGGACATTACAGCGCTTTACTCAGTTTAACAATTTCTATTTTAAGCTCACGACGTGATGAAAAATGACTGTGTGTTCCGTCCCTTGTCACTAgggggtgctgcagcacccACCTTCCCGCGGCCTTGCATATAAGTAATACCTATTATGCAGAGTGGGCAATTTCAGAGTCAAATATCTTAATGAATTTATATTAACACATGATCATTTATTTGTCGATCACATAATGTATTGATGAGCTGAATCTATTCTGTAAGCTTCTGTAAGCTATCAAATGTATAGTGGAGTGAAACATACACGTTACCCTCCTGTGAGATGCAGTGAAGTTGTTTGTATTTGCTGTAATCATAGTCTGGCGTTTGGTGAAGATGACGTTTTCCCTCCGGTCACACTTTCATGTGTTGCAGCTAAGACAAAAATTAGGTTACAATGCATTTACTGCATGATTTAGAATATCATATAACTCGGCAAAAAAGCatgcaggtatttttttttacctaaattaaaaagaaatgaaagtcCTCACTTGTacactgttaaaaacaacatcaagcCGTGCAGATAAATCTATAAAACCTCtagatattttacattacataaaCTTATCCATTATCTATCCCTTTAAAATCCcattaaaatgtttcatgaCTGATGTATTGGCTGTAATGGAATGTTAAGGCCATAGatgtggacatttttaaagttgaacAAATAGCATGAACATTTATCTTAAAAATGCCTTAATTTTTTAGTTAAGATGAGAATGTAGGAATGGGGTGTGCAATCTGGTTAAACTTACATTATTTACCCATTGGACACCAGCAGATAATACATTAAAGCCCTGTTGATGAGCCTCTAATTTATCATCAATTAATGGATCGAAATATCCTATTTAGATTTAAAGGTTAAACTTGAGCGTTTTACAGCAGGTATTACTTTAGATGTTACTTCAAGgacctaataataataattcattttaatcacatttgGCCAGAACTCGTGAAACTTTGTGATCTCCCCAATAATTTAGGATAAagttttaaaaggtttaaaccaaagtgtgtgtggggttaaaaaaagaaagaaaaaaggtcagtttcagaataaaagccctGGAGACACTGAAACATGTTGGCGAGACcggtttctccttttttttgcagtgcagatACTTTCTTAAACTATGTTTTTTATGACAAATGAATCAACTGGGTTGTCGGACCgtttacttttttccttttcatatttcaaatggacaatgatgaataatgaatagaGACCTGGATGCAGCAGCTGGTACAGCTTAGTGGGATACACCGCTGAGGGttggggttcgattccaggtcatcccagtgtgggcccttgggagaggcccttaatgctacctgccttgATCACTGTGAGTCGCTTTgccgtcagcaaaatgaatgtaatgtaaaaaaatacacatgtaggattgtttggccttgacAGAGGTATACATTTTACTGTCTATATGCAGACCAACTCTCAAGGCCACATACCCCACCCCTCAGCACTGTGATGAGTTTAGCTGAGGTATCAATCAGTGCTAGCACTGTCgcatcacagcaagaaggttctgggttcaagtACAGGTTCCAACCGACCAGGGcctgtctgtgtggagtttgcatgttctccccttttattgcgtgggttctctccgcgttctccggcctcctcccacagtccaaagacatgcagatcggggttaggttcattggagactctaaattgaccgtaggtatgaatgtgactgtgaatggttgttcgtctctggatgtggccctgtgataggctggcctTTTCATGAAgatctgttcagtagttttttgcgcaatcctgctgacagaaaaaacaaacgttGATGAGAGCATGAGCACCTTATTGGAGGCAAAAATGTGGGCGTGCTTCAGAAACAGTTGCaatagttgaaaaaaaaatgaaatcatttgaattaaagTGAAGCTTTAAATATGTTcctatatttaaaaataaagagtcCTCTCCAGTCTTCCAACAGGAGGCTAAAAATAGCCCCGAGGGTGATGGAGGTCACGCCGACTCCCCGAGGGAAGCCGACCAGTCGGACCTCTGCCCTGTGTGTTATGTTATAATCTGACACATGAacggtgcagtgtgtgtgatcgtgtcaGAGTCTGCGTGTCCGTCACGGTGTCAGAGCTCAGCTGCTTGTGTTTCCACTCAGTCAGTCGGAGACTGAACATCTGAGCGTCAGTCTGCCTCTCGGGAAACGCGAACACGAGGTCACACGACATCACTTGTCTCCATGTGACTTAATCAAACCTCACATTATTACACACTGTTCAAATAAACAggatgcatgtactgtatatgtaaaaaCAGTGCATTCATATGTTGTCAAAGTTGAGTCATTCAGCTACTTAAGGACAATACTGATTTTTTCTGATCCGTCAACTGAGCTGATGGGGCGTGTCAAATTATTTTTCCGGGGCCGGTCATCAGTCtaaaataagtttgttttttttcaagtttgaaGCGATGTTATAGCGAAAATGTGCTCCTGCATGACATTAAGGTGCTGTACTTGTGCTTTATTCATCTTGATTACATCCTTTAAAGATGTGCACTGTGAACGCGCACCAGGGAAAGGATTACatgataaatacatacatatatatggacaaaataaaaaaaaaatgaaataagtaaCCCTGAGATAATGAAGATGTCTACTTATGGAGAAGAACGGAACAAGTACCatatgacacagacacagatttgAGATACAGATACAGTCTACACACAGcaatgttgttgcttttttgaCCTCCATTCATTTgactctgtcttcttctgtgatCTGCAGCTGATTGGTTGACCCTCAGATCCTCAGGAAATATAGCTAACTGGGCGTGGTCCCCTGCGTGTAAACAGCTGTTCGATACGCGGTGTATACAAATGTGTGATAATGACAGAGCCGCCATCTGAAGGACGGCTCAATGTAAGGAGTGTGACTGTCAAAGGAACGTGAGGTCAATTCCCCTGCACTATCTCTGGGAAAACGAGGACTTTTTAGAACGGAATCCTGCGTGAttgcctttaaatttgactgtCTTTAGCTCCCAAATATTAAATTCCACTTAGGTATCATGAAGGGAACAAATATTTCCCATTaaatgatggatgaatgaaaagtCACAAATTGTCTCTGCCAACCGAGGGTGCTGCCAGCGGTGCTGTGAAGGACACGAGTGTGGATGGATATTATTTCCTACTTTTTGTCAAATAGAAAAACGAGATCTGTTCATTTCGCCGTGTCGCTCAGCCCCATCCATCTTTACACCAAGAAACATTTTCCGATTGCTTCCGCGCATGTCATCAGTGTCATTTTCCCGCCGCTGCTGGCACTTCACTTTGCGTCAGGACCCCGACAGATGCTTCAAggtcttccccctcctcctcctcgtcctcctcgtcctcctcgtcgtcaCGTCTCTCCATCCTGACCTTCCCGCCTGTGGCAGAGAGCAGAAGGAGCAGAGgcgagaaaagaggagggaggatcaTTGCTGTTATGGACTCATAATATTCAGACCTTTTATCAACATGCACATGGTACACATTGTTCTCACCGACCTGTAAACTGGCTCTTCCCAGAACCCGAACTCGAAGGAACCCCTTGATTTGAGCTTCTACTTATGTTACCACGTCATTTGACAAACAGGAATATTACAACGGCGCATATAAGTTGGCAGCAGGACGAGTACTGTACGTGCTGTTTTACTCTAAATCCAGTCACAAGGACCCCTGTCAAAACCCCCTCTCAAGGACCCCTCCGACATTGACTACCTTGCTGATGGAGTTGATTTATTCTTATTCATTCTTTCTTAACTAAACCATAGTCCTGTGTCAAATGCCCTTGTTCTTGTCATGTGTCTTAGTTTAGACAAAAAATTCTGGCCATTCGATTTTCTCTCTTACCTCAGTCACCGATCATGTGATCCATGCCGTGCGCATTTGTGAGCTGCcatattttgtctcctctttttcaatgacaaaaatcaagatgtttttttgttaaagttgtCATCCTACTTTtggtctggttttttttttccatcagttttGCAACAATATTGCGGCTGGCCtttaatgtgtttcttttgtctttttgttcattttgtgtgcTTCTTGTCATTTGTCATCACTTTTTGATGTATTTCCCTATAATGACGTCAGcttagttttaatttttttcgtTATcgtttgtttctcttcttaAGTTGAAGGAAGGTCCCTTGTGTAAGCCTATGGCTTCTTGACCTTTCCTgacacattgttattttttcatcgtgcaaataaataaataactaaataaatgaataatgatgtTGGTAAATGGATTGCTTTTTGCTTATTATCTCCTTTGTCATAGAAAAAAAGGTCACGATGAACCCGAAGGAAACCACGTCAAGAAACACTGGAGCCACCTCGAGGAGAAAAACCCTTCTAACGGACCAGTGGGGCACCGAGGGCCCCAGGAACCCAGCTGAGGAAACCCCACACAATGTACCCAGGGACCACCTGAAGGACGACAAAGACCGACCCAAGGCGACCTAGAGTGCATCGAAAggtgcacaacacaaacacaaagtttcCTCTTCAGAGAAGCGTTGTCTTGGCAAATCTTTCCTTACAATAGCAATCTGCTATCTGCTAATTTCCTTTAAAGGGGAAAGGGAGTTGGCTCTAATTGTTTTATGGCATTACACCCCAGACACACCCGTGATTATTGCAGTCTGTTTGAAACGTACGCCTGGTGCAGTGacgtttcttttccccccaccagTAGCAAATAAGTGGATTTGGATGAACGCTAAATGCCCTTGGGCCATGCGTTTCAGATGAGGTGTTTAGATCATTGAAATAGAGCGGAGCTGCTATTACAGGGTCATTTGTCTCATGAAGATTTGAACGTAATTACTGGCGGTTGAAATGGAAGATGTGCGGGTGCGTTCATGTGGCATGAGCTGATGGTGGTGAATGTTCATCAGAAATAAACCTCCCCcaggataatgaaaacaaacgttCAGTTGGTGCGAGTCTGTCGGAAGTGAACGTCCACGCCGGGCTGCTTCATTTCACCGAACATGTAATTTGCGGCGGCAGAGTCAGCGCCTCCCGATGATCACCTCGGCCACCGTCTGTCTTTCATCCCGCGATGACTGAGACTGATCACATTAACATGCTGCACATATTCCAGGTACACTCGGTGTCAGCTTGGTGCTTTGATTACAGTATGTTTATTATTCATGAAATGTCCCCAAGGAGCGCTGGAATATCTTCAAGGACCTAAACCTCTTGAGGACCATTGGACCTCCTCTAGGAttccatacatacatacacgttcatatatacatacatagaaTAATTAAAGGCCTTAGGAGCATTGAAAAATCTGCTACATTGGAAGAACACAGTGTTATAGACAGATTAGTAAATAGACAGATTCAAGGACTCCTGCAGCAAGGACCATGGAAGGTCAGGCTCAAGGAAAAAAGAGCCTCAAGGACTTTTTCACATCCAGGTCAACAGTGGAATATCATCAAGGATCACTGGTTCTTTTTCCAAAGACCACTGTCACCCTCTCAATTACCCTTCTACAATAACCGGGATCCTCATTAACAGAATCCTCTTTGAAGCCGTTCAAACTCTCAGGACATCTAAGATTTCaataaaatgaatcatattTAGTACACCGAGTCCCGGTGTGTCCCTGGAGTCTCAAGGACCAACAGAACGTACATTAATGCCCTTAAAACTTCCTCGGTAATCTAAAAGAACCTCAAACCTCCCCGTTTTCCAGATCCCTGGAGCCTGAACCTCCTACAAAACTTCTTAAATGTAGACTTTGAACCCCCCCAAGGACTCGTGGTCTCTTTTTAAGGTTTGCTGGTATCCTCTGAAGGATACCACCAAAGACCCCTGGTGCCTCCTGGAGGACTAACAGAATCCCATTGGATGCCCCTTAAAATTTCCCCAAGGACATTTACAACCTCTTTTCCGAAAAAACCTAAACCAATCCAAAACACAATCCCATTTGATGTCTTAAACATAAGAGGACATCCAAAACCACCCTAAACCATCCACACATCTCCTCAAACCTACAATGAAACCTCCCAAACTTTCAAAAGTGCACCTTTAGAGATTTTAAGGACTTTGAGGAACCCTGGAACTTTCTTAAAAACACCTGCCATATAGAGATTATTTATTCAGCATCTGTGCTCTTTTATACAAATGGCATTGTCCGTGtaagtacagtacatgtttgTAACTCTGCCTAATCCTCTGCAGGTTTTACCTACGGACTGaagctgccacctgctggtcaagTTCAAACATCACAGCAGCCACCCACCGCCGAGTTCAGAGCTGATTCTCCCAAACTAAACACAGATCAGAGCAGGTTCAGCTcaggtgatgacatcacaacgGATCAATGATCAAATCAGATCACTGGGACAAAAGAACTGAGTTTCCAAAAAAGTGCTACAGAGACATTTTTATAGATCAGCAGAAATCCTGatcagaaatagaaaaacatatttcacatgTTGAAACAGACAAACTCCTGACTGAGGATTTGGCATTTTGTCTTTAAGACATtgaacttttttgttgttgtcatgtaaCAGATTTTCATGTTATGCTGTCATCACTCCTTCAGGTCGCTGAAGCCAACACTGAGCAGGAAGTGAGGTCGGATCAGGGACAGCATGGGGCCCCTTGGCGCCCCGGCCAGGCAGTATGCCTCGTCCACGCTGACGCCGTGGGACCGCAGCGTCCGCAGGGCGGTGCCGCAGCTTTCCCTGCCGCCGCGTGATGTCACCAGCACCACGCTGACAGGGCTGTCGAACAAACCGAACCTCTGCCGCATCTCGCCAAGCTGAGCCGAGAAactctgcagaggaggagagtaaacgatccttaaaaaaaacgatAGAGGccctggaataaaaaaaatccacagcaaCAATTAAACAGTAACGGTGAAGCATCAGCAGGATTTTGCTGTGAGCACCTGAGGGGCCTGTTGGCTCGCCGGCGCAGGGCTGCTGCTGAGCCGGACGACGGCGTCTCCGCAGAACAAAACTCGGAGCTGCTCTGACGGACAGGAGGCCGCGTGCTGGTCCAGCTGCGCCGAGACAACAcctggaggaggaacaaggAGGATGACTCATCTTCTGACATCACACTCACCAGGACAGCGACACATAATCAATACCctgtcaaaatgttgaattcTAGATCAATTCTGATATTCTTGTTTGTGAccaaaataaagttgtaatactttgggggggggaaaaaaaatagttttaggAGAGAATGTAGTCGAAATGTTTCAGAAAAGTCATTGTAGTATTTTCGAGAACGAAGTCAAATTCAAGAATAAAGCTGCAAATCTGCTGAGGATAAACTCATAACATTCGGATAATAATGTCTTAATACTTCACAAAATTATTGTGAGAACTGAagcatgctaacgttagccttcGGGGTGCACTGCTACAACTCACTCCACAATGAACATGTCATTCTGTTCTATATGAACTGATGCTCAGCACTTTCCACCCAAAAGTGTCTGTGACTGACGTTTGACTTCTAAAATATTTACTCCAACAGGATGTTTCCATGTTGTTTCCAAAGCAAACTTCCATTTTTATGCTGATAATACTGTCAAATACTGCTCCGCACCTGCACCGACTGAGGTTCTTTGTCGGCTGCAACTTGCTTTTGATACTGTACAACGTATTATTGTGTGGTTTGAAACTTGTTTTGAatgcggacaaaacaaaatcaaagccTCCGATTTCTCAACCCATTCCTATGCACGCATCCTCACAATGTctacacaaactgtacaaagtTTACCATGGAGCTTTGAGATTTATCACAATTCTCAAAGCTTGAATCTCAAAGCTCTTACTCACCATTGCTCCTTGTATGCATGGGTTGGATTGTCTACCCCGCCCCCCCGTAGACTCAACCATTGGCACATTCTGATTCCTTCTCATCTATAGATGTACAGTCTTCGAAAAGGGTAAAGGAAACTATTGCTTTCGCTCCCAGGACTTATTGCTACTAACTGTCCCTGGAGTCCGTAGAAATctggggaaaaggggaaaagttTGGTGCTCCCTCGGCTTGGAATGACTTACAAAACGACCTTAAGCTCCAAGAACTGGTCTCATATGACACTTACACTACAACaatgttgtcttttatttttaaattgttttatgtttttgtctatAATCAGTGATATATGTGctgctgccaaaaaaaacatctcaacaaGTTTTCTTtactcctggttaaataaaggttataataataacaataataataataataatgatgaatgcTGTTACCTTTGTTATCAcataaaggggcagtaagcgaatcTGGAGGAAACttgtgctttgctcattgtgggatttgttgggttttccatGTAATAGTGTAATATTGActtcactatgtaaagtgccttgagacaatgtatgttgtgatatggcgctatacaaataaaattgaattgaattgaattgaacttgtTTCTCACTCTgttgattttcctgctctgaccAGGATGCAATCCCGGGTCGTTGGTATGGGAATCcgacgcactgaccactaggccaaaaccaccgCTTTGCAGCGCCATCCGCTACcatgtctcttaaggtgttaagagtgatgtttacaaactgcgctcgcGGTGCTGTGTGGTccgcaacatttttttccccgatTTACGGAGTATTCACATCAGCCGTAATAAAACGACAGAAATAAACTTCCTGACCTTTCTGTGAAGCCTGCGAAGCCTCCATTGCGTCAGTCGACAGGAAGAGCTGCACGTT contains:
- the LOC118315109 gene encoding cytosolic 5'-nucleotidase 1A; amino-acid sequence: MVATVENTDVKQKDADRALIVAVTSRSVFESGADDDGDEEVYKVGTAFPLLQALQRVNERLLEENPAESLLFDVVLITTDRQQQQQSSRIISSTRHYGLEVGRFCFSSEEDFTESLLTNNVQLFLSTDAMEASQASQKGVVSAQLDQHAASCPSEQLRVLFCGDAVVRLSSSPAPASQQAPQSFSAQLGEMRQRFGLFDSPVSVVLVTSRGGRESCGTALRTLRSHGVSVDEAYCLAGAPRGPMLSLIRPHFLLSVGFSDLKE